A stretch of the Arachis stenosperma cultivar V10309 chromosome 6, arast.V10309.gnm1.PFL2, whole genome shotgun sequence genome encodes the following:
- the LOC130934615 gene encoding uncharacterized protein LOC130934615, with protein MVQRPLTKVYYDLRRHLPKLSGSVHNTHSQAKHPINLLGVTQKPGEPTKNFLDRFNDECLEIDSLTDSVASLCLTNGLLNEDFRKHLTTKPVWTMQKIQSVAKEYINNEEVSQVVAANKPQLLNPSARQVSQVDRYKEAPKDGAPAKQHKQPPQVRRFTNYTPLTVPIVEVYQQIADKGILSRPRSLKERMGGKKSLYCDYHKGFGNNTQDCFDLKDALEQAIEEGKLSEFSRFIRKPRRREREHSEEDRSRTVKARQEPTGATNNPLTFVVNVVVGRDTPFKSKSATKKDTRILSISTGGPTTPNGGPPMISFGPEDQWFPDLPENPPMVITTMIGTALVRRILVDTGVDSNILLSKRLFPPPKHRHLGRFGGRVSFPQLHGCVL; from the coding sequence ATGGTTCAACGCCCTCTCACAAAGGTCTATTACGACCTTCGCAGACATCTCCCAAAGCTTTCTGGCTCGGTTCACAACACGCATAGCCAAGCGAAACATCCGATTAACTTGTTAGGGGTCACCCAGAAACCTGGGGAACCGACTAAGAATTTTCTGGATaggttcaacgacgaatgcttggAGATTGACAGTCTCACGGACTCGGTTGCCAGTCTCTGCCTAACAAACGGCCTGCTAAATGAGGATTTTAGGAAGCACCTCACAACTAAGCCTGTGTGGACTATGCAGAAAATTCAAAGCGTGGCCAAGGAATACATCAATAATGAGGAAGTAAGTCAGGTTGTAGCAGCCAATAAGCCGCAGCTCCTTAACCCGTCAGCCAGACAGGTCTCTCAGGTCGACAGATACAAGGAGGCCCCCAAGGATGGAGCCCCAGCCAAGCAACACAAACAACCCCCGCAGGTCAGAAGGTTCACAAACTATACGCCACTTACGGTGCCCATAGTGGAAGTTTACCAACAAATCGCGGACAAGGGAATCCTGTCCAGACCCAGATCTTTGAAGGAGAGAATGGGAggcaagaaaagcctctactgcGACTATCACAAGGGCTTCGGGAACAATACCCAAGACTGTTTCGACCTCAAAGATGCCTTAGAACAGGCCATTGAAGAAGGCAAGTTGAGCGAGTTCTCCCGATTTATCCGGAAACCGAGAAGACGAGAACGGGAGCACTCAGAAGAAGATCGAAGCAGGACAGTCAAGGCGAGACAGGAACCCACAGGGGCCACTAACAACCCCCTAACTTTTGTAGTTAACGTCGTGGTAGGACGTGACACCCCTTTCAAGTCCAAGTCAGCAACAAAGAAAGATACCCGGATCCTCTCCATTTCAACAGGAGGTCCTACCACCCCAAACGGAGGACCTCCCATGATATCCTTCGGCCCAGAAGACCAATGGTTCCCCGACCTCCCCGAGAACCCTCCCATGGTGATCACGACGATGATTGGGACCGCGTTGGTCAGACGAATCCTCGTTGACACTGGAGTTGATTCCAATATCCTGTTGTCCAAAAGACTCTTTCCCCCTCCCAAACATCGACACCTTGGTAGATTTGGTGGCAGGGTATCATTTCCTCAGCTTCATGGATGCGTACTCTGA